The Alysiella filiformis sequence TTGAAATCAGGTGGCGACATCACTTTGGTGGGCTTTGGCTCATTTGTGGTGGCAGAACGCGCTGAACGCCAAGGTTTGAATCCCAAAACCAAAGAAGCGATTACCATTCCTGCCGCGCGTGTCCCCAAATTCAAACCCGGCAAAACTTTGAAAGACGCTTTGTTGCCAGCCGAAGAGCCTGCTAAAAAAGCACCTGCCAAAAAAGCCGCCAAAAAATAATTTTATCCTATTGA is a genomic window containing:
- a CDS encoding HU family DNA-binding protein; its protein translation is MNKSELIDAIAKESGLTKTDAGKALDAFTNVVKETLKSGGDITLVGFGSFVVAERAERQGLNPKTKEAITIPAARVPKFKPGKTLKDALLPAEEPAKKAPAKKAAKK